A single window of Labrus mixtus chromosome 23, fLabMix1.1, whole genome shotgun sequence DNA harbors:
- the si:cabz01076231.1 gene encoding calcium-binding protein 2, translating into MSKAGDRTPSTTSVDSASTDGKEGGSVSDTPKKSSKKSKKSTESMNKVYTTVLNSVFGADRELAQAELDELQEAFKEFDYDQDGYLNYKDVAECMRTMGYMPTEMELLEIVQQIKMRMGGLMDFEDFVELMGPRMMGETAHMLGLKELQSAFVQFDLDGDGKINQDEMKEAIKSLLGEKLKKGELEEILKELDINADGNIDFEEFVMMLSIR; encoded by the exons ATGTCAAAGGCAGGGGACAGGACACCCTCGACAACTTCTGTTGATTCAGCATCAACTGATGG CAAAGAAGGAGGCTCAGTGTCTGACACACCCAAGAAATCATCAAAGAAGTCAAAGAAGAGTACTGAGAGTATGAACAAAGTCTACACCACTGTGCTCAACAGTGTGTTTGGGGCA gacAGAGAATTAGCTCAGGCTGAGTTGGATG agttACAAGAGGCCTTCAAAGAGTTTGACTACGACCAAGATGGATACCTGAACTACAAGGATGTGGCTGAATGCATGAGAACTATGGGATACATGCCCACAGAGATGGAGCTGCTGGAGATAgtacaacaaatcaaaatgagAA TGGGGGGGTTGATGGATTTTGAAGACTTTGTTGAACTGATGGGACCCAGGATGATGGGAGAGACTGCTCATATGCTCGGACTTAAAGAGCTCCAGTCCGCTTTTGTACAG tttgatctTGATGGGGATGGAAAGATCAACCAGGATGAGATGAAAGAGGCCATTAAGTCACTGTTGGGGGAGAAGCTAAAGAAAGGAGAACTAGAGGAAATCTTAAAGGAGCTGGACATCAACGCGGATGGAAACATCGACTTTGAAG AGTTTGTGATGATGCTCTCCATTCGCTAG
- the tmem88b gene encoding transmembrane protein 88 b, translating into MSMAGTLEKGAHHQALDLSEELPPHHHHHHLLHSNSLASTVAVGGGRETPSRVVIPPPYSAADSEAPLELRGSLDCWACSVLVTAQNLIIAAINACLAALVFGTILTPALIMVVFGFLCHSTVRPHGTTPYCSDLLTDGGCVALLVVGFLLVTPLLVLALAAYCRLARHLQLGLCFIPYSRAVYKNLPATLHRGLGTGCCGGGRDGADGGGKGKVWV; encoded by the exons ATGAGTATGGCTGGTACCCTAGAAAAAGGGGCTCACCACCAGGCCTTGGACCTGTCTGAAGAACTGCCtcctcatcaccaccatcatcatctcctCCACTCTAACTCCTTGGCCTCCACGGTCGCtgtgggaggagggagagaaacaccTTCCCGTGTGGTCATACCTCCCCCTTATTCTGCAGCCGACAGTGAAGCCCCTCTAGAGCTGCGGGGTTCCCTGGACTGCTGGGCCTGCTCGGTGCTAGTGACAGCTCAGAACCTGATTATAGCAGCGATCAACGCCTGCCTCGCAGCTCTGGTGTTCGGGACCATCCTAACGCCGGCACTCATCATGGTGGTGTTCGGCTTCCTCTGCCACTCTACA GTCCGCCCTCATGGGACCACCCCCTACTGTTCAGACCTGCTGACTGATGGAGGCTGTGTAGCTCTTCTGGTGGTGGGCTTCCTCTTGGTCACCCCTCTCCTGGTTCTGGCTCTGGCTGCATATTGTCGCCTGGCCCGTCATCTCCAGCTGGGCCTGTGCTTCATCCCGTACAGTCGGGCCGTGTACAAAAACCTGCCGGCGACCCTTCACCGGGGTCTGGGTACTGGCTGCTGCGGCGGCGGCAGAGACGGAGCTGATGGTGGGGGGAAAGGAAAAGTCTGGGTGTGA
- the kdm6ba gene encoding lysine-specific demethylase 6B — protein sequence MHHAVEQFVGRGTRDSFPLDGLNRGPWAPVGGRAWQPPARCSPGMNQHQLLSHLPPGPMGGPNHPSKFFSNGPMRGTEKLELPQPMLPGVHREQARPHPHHLHPPPPHRAWEQLAPLYDSHLSPQGHTVMPTHNEPSLRLHNGGYAGSGGLPHNGHHQPSRPNHLQKFGGPQEQHVPRGPPLLGNDMWAQVHQRGYLGKMLGGQLKRPGPPLGEQSVIQHTPPSSQQHLSSHQATEDCPSPSKRKRNSDQVSHNGLQCFPGPGHSFLSPQLSSVHHNSAKPAFWNPLHKSSNTPWQHQNSDHKNQEFQVRTETNKLGMSSYTSKSSPSSSSPSNLSPPSHSSPGNFNQGCASQLQKDTFQPQAVNQQSPHSSYPSPSSKLGLVPTCQAMEPHGHHNQRGPFIGGKGGSQATSQTASTPKRGDRGQHLNTHVPPANHSANSNNSSSVPYSLFQPHPGLGLQGPPPPPPPPASSTSVPQQQKSAPHEAWRYQRRPSSQSLELGTYRGPGLLPQHQQSHNQVMDSRVPRPPQQHVSPPLPQTNSTRTPVITPNLPLSQASCSISSYGNSTSSKGIPMGVVSTLNTAPPGPVNKGSSHSSWQRGKEPVSQISTISVTSPPPHLDSLLQPGCQRGQIITANQPHQQGQPRPKQPVTKSQPMKGKTSFYAQAEQKQPPVLSSSSLFSSGHHRAGGDSVITSRLLNPLPVSPTKYRPASPSRLQPPSTVINAPQPSNPVFFSGPVHHPDSASTQAYSQPRVRPAAPTPVPQSIEEALDKLDAELEGHMQAVERGKRDREEHERKLREERKEWEMRQKRDEERKRKELEKKEKEIKKRELERQEEERRKRESDRREQERKRRQEEEMRRREAERLEGERIKREWERQEEERKKREWEREQERKKRNWEKKEEERKKRELEKQEEERKLQREFETKEEEKRMEQEREQELSSTKGKEQTAIENLERLLSGNTSPAPLPPRLSSVTVPPSGTSPRSSQASPPYPWLSRGGMLPCPPGQLNTNTTPAERLRPPPLTPQTEYAREKQRQREMWSNNCGMTFSPSSTHNNTSGMNQSNKPNKPPAMQVAPSPSKDTARERDSNQHALPHLALREPPKLYQAFPREQLPQPPLLSTRGRLNKQVTERGNDESCGADSAQFEEEPSEMSTLLPDGLANIMAMLDESIKKEEEMCNSQKTGSVSLFSPGIPPMKSYLCAPDLIPATKHQPNQEDFGSNSHASPPVLSRQGSLASPCSRTSSLNEDDEDYLKPSPSLPKPKQPSDIGMGVGNTNYRHSDLAKLYGLPEQTKSEAEEEEEEDEDEEEDSETPSCSPPPQRPHLHQTGVHSMFKSLATVLESQKYAYRGGPFGRPPPSALVGVKYSSSLSLGPDIDRQQQGSSPTSDSTNPPFSPIVPLKFSPLSQLEDKKLKIEDADVWRDQEEMTEKSIDSFPVITPVRVVKEEQLLTTISESSLAELGKSCEIILGQQSLPNKKLEECEGHSQVEERVKERREKEKKKHGHSSIRKHEERKEKKHREMAFSSSLSSSSSSSSNCSSSSHRRHKDGKSHKEKKDRRILGDLNLQSKEGYLKNQSHHVMEKKKRKDASGSSSTSEGEQAEWMSRSSAERSSEHNKVSESGSSLGSTDFLKLKALSDGPPKELKIRLIKVESGDRETFITSEVEEKRIPLEEISIKNSASEIIRSCKGARVKGKFRESYLLPAFSVKPIMTSEEPIPREKLNPPTPSIYLESKRDAFSPVLLQFCTDPKNPVTVIRGLAGSLRLNLGLFSTKSLVEANAEQAVEVRTQVQQPADENWDPSGTGQTWPCESSRSHTTIAKYAQYQASSFQESLQEEKGSEDEEEEEEEEEDDKEKKTSSSSDNSIKESSKESSSAEQKPVGKIIKFGTNIDLSDPKRWKPQLQELQKLPAFMRVASSGNMLSHVGHTILGMNTVQLYMKVPGSRTPGHQENNNFCSVNINIGPGDCEWFSVHENYWPAINDFCEKHGVDYLTGSWWPVLEDLYKANIPVYRFIQRPGDLVWINAGTVHWVQAVGWCNNIAWNVGPLSAYQYQLALERFEWNEVKKVKSIVPMIHVSWNVARTVKITDEDTFKMIKHCLLQSMKHIQILRDQLVVVGKKPSYQSRVKDEPAYYCNECDVEVFNLLFVTSENNSRKTYVVHCEDCARQRNPNMNNVVVLEQYRMEELMNIYDSFSLASSSR from the exons ATGCATCACGCAGTAGAGCAGTTTGTCGGGCGTGGCACACGGGATTCCTTCCCTCTGGACGGACTCAACCGGGGACCATGGGCTCCCGTGGGCGGCCGCGCCTGGCAACCACCTGCCAG GTGTTCGCCTGGAATGAACCAACACCAGCTCCTTTCCCATCTACCTCCTGGTCCTATGGGTGGACCCAATCATCCAAGTAAATTTTTTAGTAATGG GCCCATGCGAGGAACTGAGAAGCTTGAGCTCCCACAGCCGATGTTACCAGGTGTGCATAGGGAGCAAGCGAgacctcatcctcatcatcttcaccctccccctccccacagAGCATGGGAGCAACTGGCTCCGCTGTATGACTCCCACCTCTCTCCTCAAGGACATACTGTGATGCCCACTCACAACGAGCCCTCACTTCGACTTCATAATGGAGGCTATGCAGGTAGTGGGGGACTTCCCCACAACGGCCACCATCAACCCAGCAGACCAAACCATCTGCAGAAG tttggggGTCCTCAGGAGCAGCATGTTCCCCGGGGGCCACCATTGCTTGGAAATGACATGTGGGCTCAGGTGCACCAG AGGGGCTATCTAGGAAAGATGCTGGGGGGTCAACTGAAGAGACCGGGTCCTCCATTGGGAGAGCAGTCGGTGATACAACACACTCCTccatcatcacaacaacaccTGTCCTCGCACCAAGCTACAGAGGACTGCCCCAGCCCcagcaagaggaagaggaattcAGATCAG GTATCACACAATGGGCTCCAGTGTTTCCCTGGCCCTGGCCACTCTTTCTTATCTCCTCAACTGTCATCTGTCCATCACAACTCTGCAAAACCGGCCTTCTGGAACCCTCTTCACAAGAGCAGCAACACTCCCTGGCAGCACCAGAACTCGGACCACAAGAACCAGGAGTTCCAGGTTCGAACT GAAACCAACAAACTTGGAATGAGCAGCTACACTTCCAaatcctctccctcctcttcgaGCCCTTCAaacctctctcctccatcacacTCATCTCCTGGAAACTTCAACCAGGGATGTGCTTCTCAGCTCCAGAAAGACACATTCCAACCTCAGGCTGTAAACCAGCAGTCCCCTCATTCTTCATACCCCAGTCCAAGCTCCAAACTAGGGCTAGTTCCAACCTGTCAGGCTATGGAGCCTCATGGTCATCATAACCAGAGAGGCCCTTTCATTGGGGGGAAAGGTGGCAGCCAAGCTACCTCTCAAACAGCATCGACCCCAAAAAGGGGAGACAGAGGTCAACACCTAAACACCCATGTGCCACCAGCAAACCATTCTGCAAatagcaacaacagcagcagtgtgCCTTACAGCCTCTTCCAGCCTCACCCAGGGCTGGGGCTCCAGggtcctcctccccctccaccacctcctgcCAGCAGCACCTCAGTACCTCAGCAACAGAAAAGTGCGCCTCATGAGGCCTGGAGATATCAGAGAAGGCCCAGCAGTCAATCCCTG GAATTGGGAACCTACAGGGGTCCAGGTCTGCTACCTCAGCACCAGCAGAGCCACAATCAGGTCATGGATAGTCGGGTTCCTAGGCCCCCCCAGCAGCATGTCAGCCCTCCTCTGCCCCAAACCAACTCCACACGGACACCCGTTATTACCCCAAATCTGCCTCTATCCCAGGCCTCCTGCTCCATCAGTAGCTATGGCAACAGCACCAGCTCAAAGGGTATACCAATGGGTGTAGTATCCACGCTGAACACAGCACCACCCGGCCCTGTGAACAAAGGCAGCAGTCATAGCAGCtggcagagaggaaaagagccAGTATCCCAAATTTCCACCATCAGCGTCACTAGTCCCCCGCCTCACCTGGACTCACTTCTGCAACCAGGATGTCAAAGAGGCCAAATCATCACTGCCAACCAGCCTCACCAACAGGGTCAGCCTAGACCAAAACAACCAGTTACCAAGTCCCAGCCCATGAAGGGGAAGACCTCATTCTATGCTCAGGCTGAACAGAAGCAACCTCCTGTAttgtcctcttcttctctgttctcctcGGGACACCACAGGGCAGGAGGGGATAGTGTGATTACAAGCAGACTTTTAaatcctcttcctgtctctcctacTAAATATCGCCCAGCTTCACCCTCCAGGCTTCAACCCCCCTCAACTGTCATCAACGCCCCTCAGCCATCTAATCCAGTCTTCTTCTCTGGACCTGTTCACCATCCAGACTCTGCCTCCACACAGGCGTACTCTCAGCCCCGCGTTCGTCCAGCAGCTCCCACCCCCGTCCCGCAGTCCATTGAAGAGGCCTTAGACAAGCTTGATGCAGAGCTCGAGGGTCATATGCAAGCTGTAGAAAGGGGGAAAAGGGACAGAGAGGAGCATGAAAGAAAactgagagaagaaagaaaagaatggGAGATGAGACAAAAGCGGGACgaggaaaggaagaggaaagagctggagaagaaggagaaggagattaaaaagagagagctggagagacaggaagaggagaggagaaagagagagtcgGACAGGCGggagcaggagagaaagaggagacaagaggaggagatgaggagacgAGAAGCTGAGAGGCTGGAGGGGGAGAGGATAaagagagaatgggagaggcaggaagaggagaggaaaaagagagaatgggagagggaacaggaaaggaagaagagaaactgggaaaagaaagaggaggagagaaaaaagagagaactggagaagcaggaggaagaaaggaaacTACAAAGAGAGTTTGaaacaaaagaggaggaaaagaggatgGAACAGGAGAGGGAGCAGGAGCTGTCGAGTACAAAAGGCAAAGAGCAGACAGCTATTGAAAACCTGGAGCGACTGCTCTCTGGAAACACTTCTCCAGCACCGCTACCTCCTCGCTTGTCTTCAGTTACTGTACCTCCTTCAGGTACATCACCCCGGAGCTCCCAGGCTTCACCCCCCTACCCCTGGCTTAGCCGTGGTGGCATGCTCCCGTGTCCACCAGGCCAGCTGAACACCAACACTACTCCTGCGGAGAGGCTGCGGCCCCCCCCTCTCACACCTCAGACTGAGTATgccagagagaagcagagacagagagagatgtggaGCAACAACTGTGGAATGACTTTCAGTCCCTCATCGACTCACAACAATACCTCAGGGATGAACCAGTCCAACAAGCCCAACAAGCCCCCTGCAATGCAAGTGGCACCCAGCCCATCCAAAGACACAGCCAGGGAGAGGGACAGCAACCAGCATGCTCTGCCTCACCTGGCACTCAGAGAGCCCCCCAAACTATATCAGGCTTTCCCCAGAGAACAACTCCCACAGCCACCTTTACTATCCACCAGGGGGCGCCTCAACAAGCAGGTGACAGAGAGGGGGAATGATGAAAGCTGTGGCGCTGACAGTGCTCAGTTTGAGGAGGAGCCCTCTGAGATGTCCACCCTGCTCCCTGATGGTCTGGCTAACATCATGGCCATGCTGGATGAATCCAtcaagaaggaagaggagatgtGTAACAGTCAGAAGACTGGCTCAGTGAGTCTTTTTTCTCCTGGTATCCCTCCAATGAAAAGCTACCTGTGTGCCCCGGACCTCATTCCAGCCACAAAGCATCAGCCAAACCAGGAAGACTTTGGATCAAATTCACACGCTAGCCCTCCTGTGCTCAGCCGCCAAGGCTCTTTAGCGTCTCCCTGTAGTCGCACGTCTTCTCTTAATGAGGACGATGAGGATTACCTGAAACCTTCCCCGAGTCTTCCCAAACCTAAACAGCCGTCGGACATTGGAATGGGTGTAGGGAACACCAATTACCGCCACAGTGACTTGGCTAAACTGTATGGTCTCCCCGAGCAGACTAAAAgtgaggctgaggaggaggaggaggaggatgaggatgaggaggaggattctGAGACCCCATCTTGTTCTCCACCACCCCAAAGGCCCCACCTTCACCAAACAGGTGTACACAGTATGTTCAAATCTCTCGCCACAGTCCTAGAGAGCCAGAAGTATGCTTACCGTGGTGGGCCGTTTGGAAGACCCCCTCCATCTGCACTGGTCGGGGTCAAATATTCTTCTTCACTGTCGCTGGGCCCTGATATAGACCGCCAGCAGCAGGGCAGCTCTCCAACATCTGATTCAACCAATCCACCATTCAGTCCAATTGTCCCACTTAAGTTCTCCCCTCTCTCGCAGCTGGAGGACAAGAAACTGAAGATAGAGGATGCTGACGTCTGGAGAGATCAGGAAGAGATGACAGAGAAAAGTATTGACTCTTTTCCTGTCATTACTCCTGTTAGGGTGGTGAAGGAGGAACAACTGTTGACCACCATCTCCGAGTCTTCTCTTGCAGAGTTGGGAAAGAGCTGTGAAATCATACTCGGTCAACAGTCGCTTCCTAACAAGAAGTTGGAAGAGTGTGAAGGCCACAGCCAGGTggaagagagagtgaaggagcgcagagagaaagagaagaaaaagcacGGGCACAGTAGCATCAGGAAGcatgaggaaaggaaagaaaagaagcatCGAGAGATggccttctcctcttctttatcatcatcatcttcttcttcttcaaactgCTCCAGTTCCAGCCACAGGCGGCATAAGGACGGCAAGAGCCACAAGGAAAAGAAGGATCGCAGAATCCTCGGTGACCTAAACCTCCAGAGCAAGGAGGGCTATCTTAAGAATCAGAGTCATCACGtcatggagaagaagaaacgcAAGGACGCTTCTGGTTCCAGCTCCACCAGTGAAGGAGAGCAGGCAGAGTGGATGTCGAGGAGCTCTGCAGAGAGATCCTCTGAACACAACAAAGTCTCAGAGTCTGGTTCTTCATTAGGATCGACAGACTTCTTGAAACTGAAGGCGCTGTCGGACGGGCCCCCCAAGGAGCTGAAGATTCGCCTGATCAAGGTGGAGAGTGGGGACAGGGAGACGTTCATCACCtctgaggtggaggagaaaagaatCCCACTGGAGGAAATCAGCATCAAGAACTCTGCTAGTGAGATCATCAGGTCCTGCAA gggGGCCAGAGTCAAAGGGAAGTTCAGAGAATCCTACTTACTCCCTGCCTTCTCTGTGAAACCCATCATGACCTCCGAGGAACCCATTCCCAGAGAGAAACTAAATCCTCCTACACCCAGCATCTAT TTGGAGAGTAAGAGGGATGCCTTCTctcctgtgctgctgcagtTCTGTACAGACCCCAAGAATCCTGTGACTGTCATCAGAGGACTGGCTGGATCTCTGCGACTCA ACCTGGGGCTGTTTTCTACAAAGTCCCTGGTGGAAGCCAATGCAGAGCAGGCAGTGGAGGTTAGGACCCAAGTCCAGCAGCCTGCTGATGAGAACTGGGACCCCAGTGGGACCGGTCAGACATGGCCCTGTGAGAGCAGCCGCTCCCACACCACAATCGCCAAGTACGCACAGTACCAGGCCTCCAGCTTCCAAgagagtctgcag GAAGAGAAAGGCagtgaagatgaggaggaggaggaggaggaggaggaggatgataaagagaagaagacatcCAGTAGCTCTGATAATTCCATCAAAGAAAGCTCTAAAGAAAGTAGCAG TGCCGAGCAGAAGCCAGTGGGGAAGATCATTAAGTTTGGTACCAACATAGACCTGTCAGATCCCAAGAG aTGGAAACCTCAGCTTCAGGAGTTGCAGAAGCTGCCAGCATTCATGCGTGTGGCATCAAGTGGAAACATGCTGAGCCATGTGGGACACACAATCCTCGGCATGAACACTGTGCAGCTCTACATGAAGGTTCCAGGGAGCCGGACACCAG GtcaccaagaaaacaacaacttctgCTCTGTAAACATCAACATCGGGCCCGGTGACTGTGAGTGGTTCTCTGTTCACGAGAACTACTGGCCTGCCATTAACGACTTCTGTGAAAA GCACGGAGTAGATTACCTAACGGGGTCCTGGTGGCCCGTGTTAGAGGACCTCTACAAGGCCAACATCCCTGTGTATCGCTTCATCCAACGGCCCGGAGACTTGGTGTGGATCAATGCTGGAACTGTTCACTGGGTCCAGGCTGTTGGTTGGTGCAACAACATCGCTTGGAATGTGGGACCCCTCAGTG CTTACCAGTACCAGCTCGCCCTGGAGAGATTTGAGTGGAATGAGGTCAAAAAGGTCAAATCCATTGTACCCATGATCCATGTGTCCTGGAACGTGGCCCGGACCGTCAAGATCACAGACGAGGACACCTTCAAGATGATTAA ACACTGCCTGCTGCAATCTATGAAGCACATCCAGATCCTGCGTGACCAGTTGGTGGTTGTCGGCAAGAAACCTTCCTATCAGAGTCGAGTGAAGGATGAGCCCGCCTACTACTGCAACGAGTGTGAT GTGGAGGTGTTCAATCTATTGTTTGTGACGAGTGAGAACAACAGCAGGAAGACGTATGTGGTTCACTGTGAGGACTGTGCTCGTCAGCGTAACCCCAACATGAACAACGTGGTGGTGCTGGAGCAGTACCGCATGGAGGAACTCATGAACATATACGACTCCTTCAGCCTg GCCTCGTCGTCCCGGTGA